In Liolophura sinensis isolate JHLJ2023 chromosome 2, CUHK_Ljap_v2, whole genome shotgun sequence, a genomic segment contains:
- the LOC135463002 gene encoding G-protein coupled receptor daf-37-like, which translates to MALFLFGLLPGYLPLPEVQMWGWWIKQILTPIIAVVGIVGNSMSFIVMKSKALRNKSYSHYLCSLAVFDSLTLIGREILMADELRQHMGMPSLFHGFPDNACKAYKFCEHLCYLMSSWLIVAMAFERIVAVFFPFKKTSFCNQKVGVTLIVSMVIVLSCTQLFRPMMVVNSDGLCRARDDFNLIYIQLHTFLYQITLIFTLPTLLVLLCNGLILYKIHEIRKATRDYSATATTTTTTSTRLTHGSGPQHKTTFMLLVISFTHVVLILPLIALTLTILVVTKRGGMDGARFLYAMKPYGDVLEVISELNYGVNFFIYVISGKSFRRELRKLFASERRHVFSSIRTRDTNSR; encoded by the coding sequence ATGGCTCTCTTTTTATTTGGTCTCCTTCCAGGATACCTTCCACTACCGGAAGTTCAGATGTGGGGATGGTGGATAAAACAGATCCTAACGCCAATCATTGCCGTGGTTGGAATTGTGGGTAATTCCATGTCTTTCATCGTTATGAAGTCCAAGGCTCTCCGCAACAAGTCTTACAGCCATTATCTGTGCTCCCTAGCCGTGTTTGACAGCCTGACGCTGATTGGACGTGAGATCCTCATGGCGGACGAGCTCAGGCAGCACATGGGGATGCCTAGTCTGTTCCATGGATTCCCGGACAACGCGTGCAAAGCGTACAAGTTCTGTGAGCACCTGTGTTACCTCATGTCCTCGTGGTTGATCGTTGCCATGGCATTCGAACGAATTGTCGCCGTCTTTTTTCCGTTCAAGAAAACTTCGTTCTGTAACCAGAAAGTGGGCGTGACGCTGATCGTCTCCATGGTGATCGTGTTGTCCTGCACGCAGCTGTTCAGGCCGATGATGGTGGTGAACAGCGATGGTTTGTGTCGAGCCAGAGACGACTTCAATCTGATTTACATCCAGCTGCATACGTTCTTATATCAGATCACTTTAATTTTCACGTTGCCCACTTTACTTGTGCTCCTCTGCAATGGACTGATTCTCTACAAAATTCACGAGATTCGCAAAGCCACGCGAGACTACAGCGCCacggcaacaacaacaacaaccacgtCGACGCGCCTGACCCACGGCTCAGGACCGCAGCACAAGACAACGTTCATGCTGCTGGTGATTTCCTTCACGCACGTGGTCTTGATTCTCCCGCTGATCGCTCTCACACTCACTATTCTTGTGGTCACGAAGAGAGGCGGGATGGACGGAGCGAGATTCCTGTACGCCATGAAACCTTACGGTGACGTCCTCGAGGTCATATCGGAACTCAACTACGGTGTGAACTTCTTCATTTACGTCATATCCGGGAAATCCTTTCGCCGGGAACTGCGGAAGCTCTTTGCCAGTGAACGACGTCACGTATTCAGCAGTATCCGAACCAGAGACACAAACAGTCGCTAG